CAGCGTCGTGGTCGTCCCCGCGAAGCCGCGCTCCACCAGCAGCTCGACGGTCGCCTCGAGCAGCCGGGCCCGCATCGCGCGGGTGCGGTCCGCCTGCGGGACGCGCGTCAGGGCCGGTGGGGTCATGGGCGTCAGCCTGCCGGGGAACAAACAAACAGTCAAGCCTGACTTTTAGTGGCCGGGTCCGGCGCCCGCGCCGGGTCGCGACGTGGCGCTCCCGCTCGTCGATGGGCGGTGGGGTCGGCGGGTCAGCCGCGTTCGACCCCGACCTGTCGGCGTAGTCCGACACCTCGAGGGCGTTGCAACCGCCTCCAGGTGTCGGAGTCCCCGCTCGAGCGGGGACTCCGACAGGCCGGGCAGGCCCGACAGGCCCCCCGAGCCTCAGACCGCGGCCACCGTCAGCACCACGCGCGCGCGCTCGTCGGGGGCGAGCCACCGGCGACGGGCGCGGAGCAACCGGCGCGACGACCAGGCCAGGAACGGGAGTGCCACGGCGACCGGCAGCCAGGCGTACGGCAGCGCAGCGAGGCCGGTGAACAGCATCGCGGTCAGCGTCGTGACCAGCGAGAGCCGGCCGGCGTACCCCGCCATCGCGGCGTGCGGGGCGGGCGTCGCCCGGGGCGAGGACAGGTCGGCGGAGTAGGGCGAGCGGATCGACCAGGTCATCACGACCGCCAGCACCTGCACGAGCACGACCAGCCAGCACGACGCGACGGCGACGCCCGTCACGAGCGGCGGCAGGCCGTTGCGGAGCAGGGCCAGCACGACGGTCACGCCCGACACCAGCACCATGCACTCGGCGACGACGACCGCGCGTACGCCGAACACGTCGGCGGCGGGCACCGGCAGCGTCTCGCGCCAGACCATGCCCTTGCCGTCGAGGCACCAGGCGTTGACGCCGAAGAGCAGCGCCGCGCCGCTCGCGCTCAGCCCGGGCAGCAGCAGCACCGTCGACCACTCGAGGCCGGCGACCAGCGCGACCAGACCGGGACCCAGGCCCAGGACCAGCAGGCCGCGCCGCATGCCGACCGAGCGCCACACCGAGCCGCGGTCGAGGCGGCGCAGCAGTGCGCGGTCCGCGGAGCCCCAGCGTGGCGCCGGAGCGGGCCGCGCCTCGTGCACGCCCGACTGCGTCCGCAGCTCCTCGCGCGGCGGCAGACCCAGCGCCCACGCCGCCGGCCGCGCCCCCAGGACCACGGTCGCCACAGCGAGGACGAGGAGCAGGAGCACGACGGTCGGCCAGCGCCCGGTCCGGGCGGCGTCGGCGACCCACGTCGTCGGCAGCGCCCGCGCCAGCGGTGCGAGGTGCCCGGCGAGGTGCAGGCCGGCGAGCATCACGACGACCGCGCCACCGACCACCCGGACGACGACCACGCCGCGCGCGGTGCGACGTACGCCCTCGACCGCCCAGCCGACGGCCTGGCCGACTGCGGTCGCGAGGACGGCCCAGGCCAGCACGACGAGCTGGGCGCCGAGGAGGCGGCCGGGCGGCGCGACCAGCGCGGTGACCGCGAGGAGGCTCCAGACCTGCACCAGCCAGGCCAGGTTGAGCGGGGCGAGCAGCAGCGCGCCGAGGTGCTCGGTCACCGGACCTATCGGGTGGACCGCGGCCTCGCCGCGCGACAGCAGCTCGCGTCCGCCGCCGCTGCCCAACGCGGCGCCGACCGCCAGCACGAGGAAGCCGGCGAAGGCGGCACCGAGGTTGGACTCGAGGGCGGCCAGTGCCCGCTCGAGCGCGGGCGACCCCACCGCGTCGAGGTCGATCCGCGCGGGGCCGACGGCGAAGGCGAGGCTGAGCGTCAGCACGACGCCCAGGCCGAGCAGGGCGGGGCCGCGACGGCGTACGGTCCGGGTCCGGAACGCCAGGAGGTGGCCGGTGTCGCGCGCCGCGTCGAGCCAGCCGCGCGGACCCGTGTCAGTCGAGGAGCGCACGATAGGCCTCGCCGGTGAGGTCGGCGGCCTGCATCGCGGCGACCCGGTTGCCGCCGCGCAGCACGACCGCGTCGCCGCAGGCCTCGAGGGCCAGGTCGCGCAGGTGGGTGGAGAGGAGGACGCAGGCGCCGCGGGCGCGCGCGTCGGCGACGACCTCGAGGGTCGCCTCGACACCGAGGGGATCGACGCCGTCGAAGGGCTCGTCGAGCAGCAGGACGGAGGGCTCGTGGAGCGCGGCGAGGACCACGCTGAGCCGGCGGCTCATGCCGTGGCTGAAGCCGCCGACCACGCGGTGGGCGACGTCGCCCAGCTCGAAGCGTTCGAGCAGGTCGCGGCCGCGCTCCTCCCACGCCTCCAGCCGGCGCAGGCGGGCGCTGAGCTGGAGGTGCTCGAACGGCGTGGCGCGCGGCACCAGTCCACCGACGTCGGGGCAGTAGCCGACCGCGCGCTTGACGCCGAGGACGTCGGTCGCGGCGTCGTGGCCCGCGACGGTGACCTGACCGGAGGTCGGCGGCACGACCCCGGCGAGCACCTTCATGGTGGTCGACTTGCCGGCGCCGTTGCGGCCCAGGAGCGCGGTGGCGCGGCCGCTGCCCGCGGACAGGTCGACGCCGGAGACCGCCTCGACGTCTCCGAAGCGGACGTGCAGGTCTCGGACGACGACGGCTGGGGTCTGGCTCACCGCACGATTCTGGCCGAGTGGGCGCGTCCTCACCCCCAGAACGCGTCGAGTCGGCGCATCCTCGCGCCCACCGGGGTCGAGTCGGCGCATCCTGACCGCCGCTGTGTCAGGACGCGCCGACTCGACCCCGTATGGGCGTCAGGACGCGCCGACTCGACCCTGTCTGGGCGTCAGGACGCGCCGACTCGACCCTGTCTGGGCGTCAGGACGCGCCGACTCGACCCTGTCTGGGCGTCAGGACGCGCCGACTCGACCCTGTCTGGGCGTCAGGACGCGCCCACTCGACCCAGCCCGGGGTCAGGCGGGGAAGGAGCCGCCCTGCGCCGCGAGGTCGCGGAGGTAGGCGGTCGGGCGGAAGCGCTCGCCGTAGGTGTCGGCGAGCTCGTCGGCACGGTCGCAGAAGGCCGGGAGCCCGACGGGGCCGACGCCGTGGCCGGTGTCGTCCAGCGCCTGCCAGCCGGTCATGAACTGGGCCGCTCCGCCGGTCAGGGCGGGGAAGCCGATGCCCATGATCGAGCCGATGTTGGCCGCGGCGGCCGAGGTGATCACGCCCTCCTCGAAGCACTTCGCGGTCTCGAGCGCCTCGATGAACAGCATCCGGTCGCGCACGTCGCGGATCGAGGGCTGCTCCTCGGCGACCGGGAACGTCTCGGCGAGTCCGGGCCACAGGCCCGTGCGCTTGCCGGCCTCGTCGTAGTCGTAGAACCCGGCGCCCTTGAGCCGCGACGGGCGACCGAGCGCGAGCATCGTGTCGACGACCGCGGACGAGGGGTCGGCGGAGACGTCCTTGCCCTCGGCCCGCCACGCCGCCTCGTTGGCGACGCGGATCTTCTTCATCAGCTCGAGGTTGAGCTCGTCGCTGA
The sequence above is drawn from the Nocardioides sp. zg-1228 genome and encodes:
- a CDS encoding ABC transporter ATP-binding protein: MSQTPAVVVRDLHVRFGDVEAVSGVDLSAGSGRATALLGRNGAGKSTTMKVLAGVVPPTSGQVTVAGHDAATDVLGVKRAVGYCPDVGGLVPRATPFEHLQLSARLRRLEAWEERGRDLLERFELGDVAHRVVGGFSHGMSRRLSVVLAALHEPSVLLLDEPFDGVDPLGVEATLEVVADARARGACVLLSTHLRDLALEACGDAVVLRGGNRVAAMQAADLTGEAYRALLD